Proteins encoded in a region of the Vicia villosa cultivar HV-30 ecotype Madison, WI linkage group LG5, Vvil1.0, whole genome shotgun sequence genome:
- the LOC131605072 gene encoding uncharacterized protein LOC131605072 translates to MNVKDSFVSSLWGNKPIEWTAKDSDGASGGILTMWKKDVIFPLFSFRTKGSLRLCAFYEGQVCYFVNVYSSCFLDKKRKLWSELVMLKRKFGEGWWCLGGDFKTTRDKKERIWRCMVQGTTDMTDFNEFIVIMEVLDLPSFGGIFTWLKKEGSARSRLDRFLLSEALIDNWKIVGQLVGEKDIFDHSPIWMKSKEVNWGPKPFKVNNCWFDHKDFFSFVEESWKKLNVTGKQAHVLKEKFKALRDILRTWNREKFGWVDLKVEEASRIMNSDDLIPINDDVINNNWRFDSRKTPTYELWKQLHLKENLLRQNFRQNWIREGDQNTKYFHTVIKDRRIHNNIVSLQGIDGSSLEDLEGIRKEVLRMFWNRFVEPIKFRPTLNGLEVKAISHEDNLFLVSAFTREKVRVVVWESNGDKILGPDGFNFIFLQECGDF, encoded by the coding sequence ATGAATGTGAAAGATAGCTTTGTGTCAAGTTTATGGGGCAACAAACCAATAGAATGGACGGCAAAAGACTCCGACGGTGCATCAGGGGGGATTCTCACAATGTGGAAGAAGGATGTGATTTTCCCTTTGTTTAGTTTTAGAACAAAAGGTTCTCTGAGGCTCTGCGCGTTTTACGAGGGCCAGGTTTGTTACTTTGTGAATGTTTATTCTTCCTGCTTTTTAGACAAAAAGAGAAAGCTTTGGTCTGAACTTGTGATGTTAAAAAGAAAATTTGGTGAGGGATGGTGGTGCTTGGGTGGAGATTTTAAAACTACCAGAGATAAAAAGGAAAGGATTTGGAGATGTATGGTACAAGGAACTACGGATATGACAGATTTCAACGAATTTATAGTCATTATGGAAGTATTAGACTTACCTTCCTTTGGTGGTATATTTACTTGGTTGAAAAAAGAAGGTAGTGCTAGAAGTAGACTTGACAGATTTCTATTATCTGAAGCTTTGATTGATAATTGGAAGATTGTGGGTCAGTTGGTGGGAGAAAAGGATATTTTCGATCATTCACCTATTTGGATGAAATCCAAAGAGGTTAATTGGGGTCCAAAACCATTCAAAGTCAATAATTGTTGGTTTGATCATAAAGATTTTTTTAGCTTCGTGGAGGAGTCTTGGAAAAAATTGAATGTAACAGGTAAACAAGCACATGTGCTGAAGGAAAAGTTTAAAGCTCTTAGGGACATATTGAGAACATGGAATAGGGAGAAGTTTGGCTGGGTGGATCTAAAAGTGGAGGAGGCTTCAAGGATAATGAATAGTGATGATTTAATACCAATTAATGACGACGTGATTAACAATAACTGGCGTTTCGATAGTAGGAAGACGCCCACATATGAACTATGGAAGCAGTTACATCTTAAAGAGAACCTGCTAAGGCAAAATTTTAGACAGAATTGGATTAGGGAGGGTGACCAAAACACAAAATACTTCCACACAGTAATCAAAGATAGAAGGATACATAACAATATAGTTTCATTACAAGGGATTGATGGTTCCAGTTTGGAGGATTTAGAGGGTATTCGTAAAGAGGTGCTGAGAATGTTCTGGAATAGATTTGTGGAACCTATCAAATTCAGACCAACACTCAATGGGTTGGAGGTTAAAGCTATATCACATGAAGACAACTTATTCTTAGTTTCAGCTTTCACCCGGGAGAAAGTAAGGGTGGTGGTATGGGAATCTAACGGTGACAAAATTCTGGGCCCCGACGGTTTCAATTTTATATTCTTACAGGAATGTGGGGATTTCTAG